The following coding sequences are from one Novosphingobium sp. Gsoil 351 window:
- the pstA gene encoding phosphate ABC transporter permease PstA: MNKPSRLSSDAVAARIRKRYAAERNFRLLGLSAVVFSALVLAFLLFSMTSAGIDGFRRAEVRFALDLSAEQLPVDPRSLAQGDALTQLQSAGLPAIVATAASTALGEDGAAQVDASAWREVAERIADEPTLLGSKIGVSLPVTGDLASGLRGGGSPAMQALAARLKREGKLSWAWDPGFLSRSDATDPQAAGIWAALKGSMLTMLVTLLMAFPIGVLAAVYLEEYAPRNGWTEWIEISINNLAAVPSIIFGLLGLAVFLAIFPNFRSAPLIGGMTLALMTMPVIVISARNAIKAVPPSIRDGALAIGASRVQVVFHHVLPLALPGILTGTIIGMARALGETAPLLMIGMRAFVATPPDGFTSPSSVLPVQIFLWSDEIDRGFVARTSAAIIVLLLFLLAMNGVAIYLRNRFERRW, from the coding sequence ATGAATAAGCCTTCGCGCCTTTCCTCCGACGCGGTCGCCGCGCGCATTCGCAAGCGCTATGCGGCCGAGCGCAACTTTCGCCTGCTTGGGCTGAGCGCGGTGGTGTTCTCGGCCCTGGTGCTCGCGTTCCTGCTTTTCTCGATGACCTCGGCGGGGATCGACGGCTTCCGCCGTGCCGAGGTGCGCTTTGCGCTCGATCTTTCGGCGGAGCAGCTCCCTGTCGATCCGCGTTCGCTGGCCCAGGGCGACGCGCTGACCCAACTGCAATCGGCCGGCTTGCCCGCGATTGTCGCAACCGCCGCAAGCACGGCGCTGGGCGAAGATGGCGCCGCGCAAGTCGATGCCTCGGCCTGGCGCGAGGTGGCCGAGCGGATCGCCGATGAGCCCACGCTGCTCGGCAGCAAGATCGGCGTGTCGCTGCCGGTGACCGGCGACCTTGCCTCCGGTCTGCGCGGGGGCGGTTCGCCCGCGATGCAAGCGCTTGCCGCCCGGTTGAAACGCGAAGGCAAGCTTAGCTGGGCCTGGGACCCCGGCTTCCTCTCGCGCTCGGACGCGACCGACCCGCAGGCCGCGGGCATCTGGGCGGCACTCAAGGGTTCGATGCTGACGATGCTGGTTACGCTGCTGATGGCGTTCCCGATCGGGGTGTTGGCGGCGGTATATCTCGAGGAATACGCGCCGCGCAACGGCTGGACCGAGTGGATCGAAATCTCGATCAACAACCTCGCTGCGGTACCCTCGATCATCTTCGGCCTGCTCGGCCTTGCGGTGTTTCTCGCGATCTTTCCCAATTTCCGCTCGGCCCCGCTGATCGGCGGCATGACCCTGGCGCTGATGACGATGCCGGTGATCGTGATCTCGGCGCGCAACGCGATCAAGGCAGTACCCCCATCGATCCGCGACGGCGCGCTGGCGATCGGGGCGAGCCGCGTCCAGGTGGTGTTCCACCATGTCCTCCCGCTTGCCCTGCCCGGCATCCTCACCGGCACCATCATTGGCATGGCCCGCGCGCTGGGCGAGACCGCGCCGTTGCTCATGATCGGAATGCGCGCGTTCGTCGCGACCCCGCCCGACGGCTTCACCTCCCCCTCCAGCGTGCTCCCGGTCCAGATTTTCCTGTGGTCCGACGAGATCGACCGCGGCTTCGTTGCGCGCACATCGGCGGCGATCATCGTGCTGCTGCTGTTCCTGCTGGCGATGAACGGCGTCGCCATCTATCTGCGCAACCGCTTCGAAAGGCGTTGGTGA
- the pstB gene encoding phosphate ABC transporter ATP-binding protein PstB, translated as MVTMDAVVQTIDKSTAPTEGDVKIRARNVSIYYGAKQAIDDVSIDVPSEYVTAFIGPSGCGKSTFLRALNRMNDTIPSARFEGEITLDGQDIYRSGMDVVQLRARVGMVFQKPNPFPKSIYENIAYGPRIHGLAAGKADLDEIVEKSLNRAGLWDEVKGRLADSGTALSGGQQQRLCIARAIAVDPEVILMDEPCSALDPIATARIEELIDELRGRYAIVIVTHSMQQAARVSQRTAFFHLGKMVEYGTTSDIFTNPREVRTKDYITGRYG; from the coding sequence TTGGTGACCATGGACGCGGTTGTGCAGACTATCGACAAATCGACCGCGCCGACCGAGGGCGACGTCAAGATTCGCGCGCGCAACGTATCGATCTACTACGGTGCCAAGCAGGCCATCGACGACGTTTCGATCGATGTCCCGAGCGAGTACGTGACCGCGTTCATCGGCCCGTCGGGCTGCGGCAAGTCGACCTTCCTGCGCGCGCTAAACCGCATGAACGACACGATTCCCTCGGCGCGGTTCGAGGGCGAGATCACGCTGGACGGCCAGGACATCTATCGTTCGGGAATGGACGTGGTGCAGTTGCGCGCGCGGGTCGGGATGGTCTTTCAAAAGCCCAACCCGTTCCCCAAGTCGATCTACGAAAACATTGCCTATGGCCCGCGCATCCACGGCCTGGCCGCGGGCAAGGCCGATCTCGACGAAATCGTCGAAAAGTCGCTGAACCGGGCGGGCCTGTGGGATGAGGTCAAGGGTCGCCTCGCCGACAGCGGTACCGCTTTGTCGGGCGGCCAGCAGCAGCGCCTGTGCATCGCCCGCGCTATCGCGGTCGATCCCGAGGTCATCCTCATGGACGAGCCGTGCTCGGCGCTCGATCCGATCGCCACCGCGCGGATCGAGGAACTGATCGACGAGCTGCGCGGGCGCTATGCGATCGTCATCGTAACCCATTCGATGCAGCAGGCCGCGCGGGTTTCGCAGCGCACCGCGTTCTTCCACCTCGGCAAGATGGTCGAATACGGCACCACCTCGGACATCTTCACCAATCCGCGCGAAGTTCGCACCAAGGATTATATCACAGGCCGATATGGCTAA